A stretch of Paracoccus sp. MA DNA encodes these proteins:
- a CDS encoding terminase large subunit, with translation MAAARKSGTARKAPACPVTAYAKAVTGGKITAGRLVKLACARHLEDLKTGKTRSLSWDRAAALHAIEFFSHLRHSTGEWAGQPFVLQPWQQFVVGSVFGWKRADGLRRFRTAYVEVARKNGKSALLAGIALYALIADGEAGAHVYAAATTRDQARIVFGEAERMVAASPALSARVTRTVNNLAVLPTASWFRPLSADASKMDGLNVHLAAVDEVHEHPGPEIIQKLNTATGARRQPLIVEITTAGHDRHSVCRQHHEFSVKALEGSVPHETADSWFAYIATIDAGDDWTDPAVWVKANPSLGVTVKRDDLKRQIDEAREMPAQQNAIRRLRLNEWTEQVTRWLDMGVWAEGGPGDGADWRDIRAGLDDLEQKLLGRECYGGLDLARVNDLSAFMLLFPPTGDPALGDLADKWIVLPRFWVPEEDILRRARRDRVPYATWRDQGFLTATPGNATDFAFIEAEIIALAGRYDLRELSYDRTFAGEIVQHLQDEGLNLVQFGQGFLSMAAPTAELERLSVSRLLWHGGHPVLHWNASNVAVRHDPAGNIKPDKERSSERIDGIVAICNALGRALLRDVNAGRSVYDSRSILVL, from the coding sequence GTGGCAGCAGCGCGTAAATCTGGTACCGCTCGGAAGGCACCGGCGTGCCCGGTCACCGCCTATGCAAAGGCGGTCACCGGCGGCAAGATCACCGCCGGCCGGCTGGTGAAGCTGGCCTGCGCACGGCATCTGGAGGACCTGAAGACCGGCAAGACCCGCAGTCTCTCCTGGGACCGCGCCGCCGCGCTGCACGCGATCGAGTTTTTCAGCCATCTGCGGCACTCGACCGGGGAATGGGCCGGCCAGCCCTTTGTGCTGCAGCCATGGCAGCAATTCGTGGTCGGATCCGTCTTTGGCTGGAAACGCGCTGATGGGCTCAGGAGGTTCCGCACTGCCTATGTCGAGGTGGCGCGCAAGAATGGCAAATCCGCGCTGCTCGCAGGCATCGCGCTCTACGCGCTGATCGCCGATGGTGAGGCCGGCGCGCATGTCTATGCCGCGGCGACCACCCGCGATCAGGCGCGCATCGTGTTCGGCGAGGCCGAGCGTATGGTGGCGGCGAGTCCTGCATTGTCAGCGCGGGTGACGCGCACCGTGAACAACCTCGCGGTGCTGCCCACCGCGTCGTGGTTCCGGCCGCTCTCGGCCGATGCCAGCAAGATGGACGGGCTCAACGTGCATCTGGCCGCCGTGGACGAGGTGCATGAACATCCGGGGCCGGAGATCATCCAGAAGCTCAACACCGCCACCGGTGCCCGGCGCCAGCCGCTGATCGTCGAGATCACCACCGCCGGCCATGACCGCCATTCGGTCTGTCGCCAGCATCACGAGTTCTCGGTCAAGGCGCTGGAAGGGTCTGTGCCGCATGAGACGGCCGATAGCTGGTTTGCCTATATCGCCACCATCGACGCGGGCGATGACTGGACTGATCCTGCGGTCTGGGTGAAGGCCAATCCGAGTCTTGGCGTGACGGTGAAGCGCGATGATCTGAAGCGCCAGATCGACGAGGCCCGCGAGATGCCGGCGCAGCAGAACGCCATCCGGCGGCTGCGGCTGAATGAATGGACCGAACAGGTCACCCGCTGGCTCGACATGGGCGTCTGGGCCGAGGGCGGGCCGGGTGACGGGGCTGATTGGCGAGACATCCGCGCCGGGCTGGATGATCTGGAGCAGAAGCTGCTGGGCCGCGAATGCTATGGAGGGCTCGATCTCGCCCGGGTCAACGACCTCTCGGCCTTCATGCTGCTGTTCCCACCGACGGGGGACCCCGCGCTCGGCGACCTCGCAGACAAATGGATCGTGCTGCCCCGCTTCTGGGTGCCTGAGGAGGACATCCTGCGCCGCGCCCGGCGCGACCGGGTGCCCTATGCCACATGGCGCGACCAGGGGTTTTTGACTGCCACGCCCGGCAATGCCACCGACTTCGCCTTCATCGAGGCGGAGATCATCGCACTCGCGGGGCGCTACGATCTGCGCGAGCTCTCTTACGACCGCACCTTCGCCGGAGAGATCGTCCAGCATCTGCAGGATGAGGGGCTGAACCTCGTGCAATTTGGGCAGGGCTTTTTGAGCATGGCGGCACCGACCGCGGAACTGGAGCGCCTCTCGGTGTCGCGGCTCTTGTGGCATGGCGGCCATCCGGTGCTGCACTGGAATGCCTCGAATGTCGCCGTGCGCCATGATCCGGCCGGCAATATCAAGCCGGACAAGGAACGCTCCTCGGAGCGCATCGACGGCATTGTCGCGATCTGCAACGCCCTCGGCCGGGCGCTCCTGCGCGACGTCAATGCCGGCCGCTCAGTCTATGACAGCCGCAGCATCCTGGTGCTGTAG
- a CDS encoding phage terminase small subunit P27 family, with amino-acid sequence MAGRKPLPTQLKLVKGTARSHRLNPDEPQPVVATPDPPEHLDEAAAAKFTEMAALLARHGVMTELDVGALARYVVIWRRWLEAEAEVKRRGPVVKTVGGNIIQNPFLAVANKCLAQMGQIESEFGMTPSSRTRVRMAEPPKTRDPFEDFLNRGSSA; translated from the coding sequence ATGGCGGGTCGCAAGCCACTGCCGACGCAGCTCAAACTGGTCAAGGGCACGGCCCGGTCGCACCGGCTGAACCCGGATGAGCCGCAGCCGGTGGTCGCGACCCCGGACCCGCCCGAGCATCTCGACGAAGCGGCTGCCGCGAAGTTCACCGAGATGGCCGCGCTGCTGGCGCGGCATGGGGTGATGACCGAACTCGATGTCGGCGCGCTGGCCCGTTACGTGGTGATCTGGCGCCGCTGGCTCGAGGCGGAGGCCGAGGTCAAGCGCCGCGGCCCGGTGGTGAAGACCGTGGGCGGGAATATCATCCAGAACCCGTTCCTGGCGGTGGCCAATAAATGCCTCGCGCAGATGGGCCAGATCGAGAGTGAGTTCGGGATGACGCCATCCAGCCGCACCCGGGTGCGCATGGCAGAGCCGCCCAAGACCCGCGACCCGTTCGAGGATTTTCTGAACCGTGGCAGCAGCGCGTAA
- a CDS encoding site-specific DNA-methyltransferase — protein sequence MQQGNTAVSDRELVIEYHGLDRLVPYARNARTHSEAQLAEIAGSIREFGFVNPVLIAEDGTIIAGHGRVLAARLLGMDAVPSIRLTGLTESQRRALVLADNRIALNAGWDEALLALELSDLKEAGFDLGIMGFEDGELDRLLAGAEAENETSTPPVIIPEPPRHPASRTGDLWLLGDHRLLCGDSTSHDDVRRLMNGERAVLFATDPPYLVDYDGSNHPTRNKDWSASYGTTWDDSSQGAELYDGFIAAAVAEAITEDAAWYCWHASRRQAMLEACWEKAGAFVHQQIIWVKDRGVLTRSHYLWKHEPCFMGWRRPNRPPKVADQTLPSTWEMPSFARDERPDHPTPKPLDAFGIPMRQHVARGGLCYEPFSGSGSQIMAGEVNGRRVFAMEISPAYVDVAVERWQAETGKDAILDGDGRTFAQVRTERLGDDAGAEKADDDAKGDAAPRKRRRSKAA from the coding sequence ATGCAACAAGGAAATACAGCCGTGTCCGATCGCGAACTTGTCATCGAATATCATGGGCTTGATCGCCTCGTGCCTTACGCGCGCAACGCCCGTACCCATTCCGAGGCGCAGCTGGCCGAGATCGCCGGCTCGATCCGCGAGTTCGGATTCGTGAACCCGGTGCTGATCGCCGAGGACGGCACCATCATCGCCGGCCATGGTCGCGTACTGGCCGCGCGCCTGCTTGGCATGGACGCCGTGCCCTCCATCAGGCTGACCGGCCTGACCGAGAGCCAGCGCCGGGCGCTGGTGCTGGCCGACAACCGCATCGCGCTGAATGCGGGCTGGGACGAGGCGCTGCTGGCGCTGGAACTGTCCGACCTGAAGGAGGCTGGTTTCGATCTCGGGATCATGGGCTTTGAGGACGGCGAACTGGACCGACTGCTGGCCGGCGCGGAAGCGGAGAACGAGACGTCGACGCCACCCGTCATTATCCCCGAGCCTCCGCGTCATCCGGCCTCGCGCACCGGCGATCTGTGGCTGCTCGGCGATCACCGGCTGCTCTGCGGTGACAGCACATCCCACGACGATGTGCGCCGGCTGATGAATGGCGAGCGCGCCGTGCTGTTCGCGACCGACCCGCCCTATCTGGTCGATTACGATGGCTCCAATCATCCGACCCGCAACAAGGACTGGTCGGCGTCCTACGGCACGACCTGGGATGACTCGAGCCAAGGGGCAGAACTCTATGACGGTTTCATCGCGGCGGCGGTGGCCGAGGCGATTACCGAGGATGCGGCCTGGTATTGCTGGCACGCCTCGCGCCGCCAGGCGATGCTGGAAGCCTGCTGGGAAAAGGCCGGGGCGTTTGTGCATCAGCAGATCATCTGGGTGAAGGACCGCGGTGTTCTCACCCGGTCGCATTATCTCTGGAAGCACGAACCTTGCTTCATGGGCTGGCGTCGCCCGAACCGACCGCCCAAGGTCGCCGATCAGACGCTGCCCTCGACCTGGGAGATGCCGTCCTTCGCCAGGGACGAGCGCCCCGATCACCCGACCCCGAAGCCGCTCGATGCCTTCGGCATCCCGATGCGCCAGCATGTCGCGCGCGGCGGCCTCTGCTACGAGCCCTTCTCGGGCTCGGGCTCGCAGATCATGGCCGGCGAGGTCAACGGCCGCCGCGTCTTCGCGATGGAGATCAGCCCCGCCTATGTCGATGTCGCTGTGGAACGCTGGCAGGCCGAGACCGGCAAGGACGCGATCCTCGATGGCGACGGCCGGACCTTCGCGCAGGTGAGGACCGAGCGGCTGGGCGATGATGCCGGGGCCGAGAAAGCGGATGACGACGCTAAGGGTGACGCCGCCCCCCGCAAGCGCCGCCGGAGCAAGGCAGCATGA
- a CDS encoding HNH endonuclease encodes MPVRPPIHRPVGRRDKRERDRDADRNRDPAVRALYKSARWQRARQMFLARHPLCAECQRQGRVSAANTVDHIIPHRGDTERFWDPDGWQPLCASCHSRKTASEDGGFGNARRQP; translated from the coding sequence ATGCCTGTGCGCCCGCCGATCCATCGCCCGGTGGGGCGACGCGACAAGCGTGAACGCGACCGCGATGCTGACCGTAACCGCGACCCCGCGGTCAGGGCGCTCTACAAGTCCGCCCGCTGGCAGCGTGCGCGGCAGATGTTTCTCGCCCGGCACCCGCTCTGCGCGGAATGCCAGCGTCAGGGCCGTGTGAGCGCCGCCAATACCGTCGATCACATCATCCCGCACCGCGGCGACACGGAGCGGTTCTGGGACCCGGACGGTTGGCAGCCGCTCTGTGCCAGCTGTCACAGTCGCAAGACCGCGAGCGAGGATGGCGGCTTCGGCAACGCCCGCCGCCAACCATAA
- a CDS encoding DUF6362 family protein, translating into MADRDWTADDVADHFEEAFRTLRKLPPVKAQGYFNAWPQVLRTKREIAAMEPEPMRVWPSAAAITRLERTFDWVLWIEEPERKLIWSRAARVPWKVIAGEMGCDRTTAWRRWQLALTKIAARLNA; encoded by the coding sequence ATGGCTGATCGCGACTGGACCGCGGACGACGTCGCCGATCATTTTGAGGAGGCGTTCCGGACGCTGCGCAAGCTGCCGCCGGTAAAAGCGCAAGGCTACTTCAACGCCTGGCCGCAGGTGCTGCGGACGAAGCGCGAGATTGCCGCGATGGAGCCCGAGCCGATGCGCGTCTGGCCATCGGCGGCGGCCATCACCCGGCTGGAGCGGACCTTCGACTGGGTCCTCTGGATCGAGGAGCCCGAGCGCAAGCTGATCTGGTCGCGGGCGGCACGGGTGCCGTGGAAGGTGATCGCGGGCGAGATGGGCTGCGACCGGACCACGGCCTGGCGGCGCTGGCAGCTGGCGCTCACGAAGATCGCTGCCCGGCTGAATGCGTGA